The following proteins are co-located in the Blastopirellula marina genome:
- a CDS encoding cation-transporting P-type ATPase — protein sequence MSRPETEQWYHFETDEIASRWETSSEQGLPLLEVARRRNRFGPNQLTQAKGETKLRVFIRQFQQPLVYILLVATALTLVLREWADAAVIFGVVLVNSIIGYVQEAKALKAISALSKVLSSDANVVRGGQVSQISAADLVPGDCVKLQSGDRVPADIRLLHQRDLQIDESALTGESVPVEKSVTALAEGTPLAERTNMAFSSTLVTYGTGTGIVVATGDHTEIGHINKLIATADVLETPLVRRINELSHTLLKVILVLAACVAFSILLRGEPAVEVLLAAVALAVGAIPEGLPAVVTATLALGVSRLASRRAIVRKLPAVETLGSTSVICSDKTGTLTQNQMTVRRISTGNQQYDVDGSGYEAKGSITAATTSDIAPVDDHQLVEMLRAGVLCNDTRLVSVGHSEWKVEGDPTEAALLTSALKLGLEGHVANSEFPRRDAIPFESQYQYMATLHQSHADQSVAYIKGSVERLLPRCKLLADGSPVDSAAIESQVAEMAADGLRVLAFAKKTFPADKTNLEHDDLTSGLELLGLQGMIDPPRPEAIKAVAACQNAGIKVKMITGDHVGTATAIAGQLGLAGRRNDENTGLFGITGTQLEALSDRELIDSVEEIAVFARVSPAQKLRLVEALQSKGNVVAMTGDGVNDAPALRQANIGVAMGITGTEVTKEAADMILTDDNFATIEAAVEEGRGIYDNLKKFIAWTLPTNLGEAGIILVAAFLGFQLPITPLQILWINMSTAILLGATLAFEPKEPGLMARPPRDANEPILSVTLMWRTLWVGALLVLATYGVFAFKKYLGVELESARTAAVNVIVMGQAAYLLTCRSLRHSMFQLGIFSNPLVWAGIAAMIGLQVMLTYVPLLNQIFETQPTTWRPWALAFGTGLVLFLLSEIDKAWRSVGGVKEAS from the coding sequence ATGAGTCGGCCTGAGACAGAGCAGTGGTATCATTTCGAAACCGACGAGATCGCCTCGCGTTGGGAAACAAGCTCTGAGCAAGGATTGCCGCTGCTGGAGGTAGCCCGGCGCCGCAATCGCTTCGGGCCGAATCAGCTAACTCAGGCCAAAGGGGAAACGAAGCTTCGCGTCTTCATCCGTCAATTTCAGCAGCCGCTCGTCTACATTTTGCTGGTCGCCACCGCACTCACCTTGGTCCTCCGCGAATGGGCCGACGCCGCCGTGATCTTCGGCGTGGTGCTAGTCAATTCCATTATTGGCTATGTTCAAGAAGCGAAAGCTTTGAAAGCTATCAGCGCGCTGAGCAAGGTTCTCAGCAGCGATGCAAACGTGGTTCGCGGTGGCCAAGTCTCGCAAATCTCGGCAGCAGATCTTGTTCCTGGCGATTGCGTGAAGTTGCAATCGGGCGATCGTGTTCCAGCCGATATTCGCCTACTCCATCAGCGCGACTTACAGATCGACGAATCGGCCTTGACTGGTGAATCGGTCCCAGTCGAAAAGAGTGTTACCGCGCTGGCCGAGGGAACGCCGCTAGCCGAACGCACCAACATGGCGTTCTCGTCGACGCTGGTCACTTACGGAACTGGTACTGGGATCGTGGTCGCGACTGGCGATCATACCGAAATCGGGCACATCAACAAACTGATCGCGACTGCCGACGTGTTGGAAACGCCCCTGGTTCGCCGAATCAACGAACTGAGTCACACGCTACTTAAAGTTATCCTCGTATTGGCCGCTTGCGTGGCGTTTTCCATCTTGCTACGTGGTGAGCCTGCGGTGGAAGTTTTACTAGCCGCCGTCGCCCTTGCCGTCGGTGCGATCCCTGAAGGTTTGCCAGCGGTGGTGACGGCAACGTTGGCACTTGGTGTTTCTCGTTTGGCCAGTCGCCGCGCGATTGTCCGCAAATTGCCGGCCGTGGAGACGCTTGGCAGCACGTCAGTGATTTGTTCCGACAAGACTGGAACGCTGACGCAAAACCAAATGACGGTCCGTCGTATTTCAACTGGTAATCAGCAATACGACGTGGACGGATCAGGCTACGAAGCTAAGGGAAGTATCACTGCCGCCACGACAAGCGATATCGCGCCGGTTGACGATCATCAACTTGTCGAGATGTTACGTGCCGGCGTGCTTTGCAATGATACACGCTTGGTATCGGTAGGGCACAGCGAATGGAAAGTCGAAGGAGATCCGACGGAAGCGGCGCTGTTGACTTCGGCCCTAAAGCTTGGCCTGGAAGGACACGTCGCCAATAGCGAATTCCCCAGACGCGACGCAATTCCTTTCGAATCGCAATACCAATACATGGCCACGCTTCATCAATCGCACGCTGATCAAAGCGTTGCCTACATCAAAGGTTCCGTCGAGCGGTTACTACCACGTTGCAAACTTTTAGCCGATGGAAGCCCTGTCGACTCAGCTGCTATCGAATCCCAAGTCGCCGAAATGGCCGCGGATGGCCTGCGTGTGTTGGCCTTTGCGAAGAAGACGTTTCCTGCCGACAAGACCAATCTCGAACACGACGATCTGACCAGTGGCTTGGAGTTGTTGGGGCTTCAAGGGATGATCGATCCTCCTCGACCGGAAGCCATCAAAGCAGTGGCCGCCTGCCAGAACGCAGGGATCAAGGTCAAGATGATCACTGGTGATCATGTCGGTACCGCGACCGCGATCGCTGGACAACTTGGGTTAGCGGGGCGTCGAAATGACGAGAACACTGGCCTGTTCGGAATCACCGGCACACAGTTGGAAGCACTATCTGATCGCGAGTTGATTGACTCCGTAGAAGAGATCGCCGTGTTCGCAAGGGTGTCGCCGGCTCAAAAGTTACGATTGGTGGAGGCTTTGCAATCGAAGGGAAACGTAGTCGCGATGACCGGCGATGGGGTCAACGATGCCCCTGCATTACGCCAAGCGAACATCGGAGTCGCCATGGGGATCACGGGGACTGAAGTGACCAAGGAAGCCGCTGATATGATCCTGACCGATGATAACTTCGCGACCATCGAAGCGGCCGTCGAAGAAGGGCGGGGCATCTATGACAACCTGAAGAAGTTCATTGCCTGGACGCTACCGACGAACCTAGGAGAAGCAGGCATCATTCTCGTCGCCGCGTTCCTTGGATTTCAATTACCGATCACTCCACTCCAGATATTGTGGATCAACATGTCAACCGCGATCTTGCTAGGGGCGACGCTCGCATTCGAGCCGAAAGAGCCTGGGTTGATGGCGCGTCCGCCCCGCGATGCCAACGAACCGATTCTCTCGGTGACGTTGATGTGGCGAACGTTATGGGTCGGGGCGCTTTTGGTTCTGGCGACTTACGGTGTCTTTGCGTTCAAGAAATATCTCGGTGTCGAACTTGAATCGGCTCGTACGGCAGCTGTGAATGTCATTGTCATGGGGCAGGCCGCTTACCTGCTGACTTGTCGCTCGCTGCGGCACTCGATGTTCCAGCTCGGCATATTTAGCAATCCACTGGTGTGGGCAGGCATCGCCGCCATGATCGGCTTACAAGTGATGCTGACTTACGTGCCTCTGTTGAATCAGATCTTCGAGACTCAACCCACCACGTGGCGACCATGGGCGTTGGCATTCGGTACCGGATTGGTCCTCTT